Proteins encoded together in one Thermoplasmatales archaeon BRNA1 window:
- a CDS encoding carbamoyl-phosphate synthase large subunit — translation MRKDYKKLMVIGSGPIVIGQAAEFDFSGSQACRSLREEGYKTVLVNSNPATIQTDPDTADRVYIEPMTAESIAKIIEKEGVDGVLSGMGGQTGLNISAELAEKGILDRYGAKLVGTQPDAIEKSEDRELFKETMETIGEPVPLSRPANSIEEALDAVNNVIGRYPVLIRPAFTLGGTGGGIAYNEEELRDICARGLAYSRIHQVLIEESVLGWKEIEYEVMRDANDNCVIICNMENLDAMGIHTGESIVCAPCLTLSDRDLQTFRTASIKIIHALQIEGGCNVQFAFDPVTHDYRVIEVNPRVSRSSALASKATGYPIARVATKIAVGYTLDEIPNHITGKTYAAFEPAIDYVVIKIPRWPFDKFRTVDRHLGTQMKSTGEVMSIGRTFEEALLKGLRSLEIGVKGLDPVDMTDDELHAEFKDATDRRIFAMGEALRRGWTVEQVAKECAWDIFFVQKLKNIVDMENRIKSEDLTDDLLKEAKYMGFSDETIATLLKGKTEWDVRAQREKLGVFPYYKMVDTCAAEFSAETPYFYSTYKGVSSEVKNDSKKKVVIIGGGPIRIGQGIEFDYCCVHGVMALQEEGIEAVMINNNPETVSTDYDISDRLYFEPLELEDVLNVIRAEDADGVICQYGGQTSVNLAIDVEKGLKGTKTKVLGTTPDQMDVAEDRKRFTDLMRKLNIKQPPSGTAYSFEEAVKIAEEIEYPVLVRPSYVLGGRGMEIVYSADELKTYMETAVKVSRNHPVLIDKYLTEAIEIDVDSVSDGEDVYVGGILEHVEYAGCHSGDATMVMPPYTLPKDIIDQIVEINRQVALNLKILGLMNLQLAYKDGEIWMIEANPRASRTVPFISKATGIPLAKIGVKVMLGKKLKDFGLSGYRAIDHYAVKASVFPFLKLPGVDSILTPEMKSTGEVMGIDPDLHTACLKALTAAGCVLPTEGGVYITVNDHDKPAATEVAKQLVQMGFKIYATKGTSTYLREHGVENTAVFKNSENMKPNAISLMRDGAINLIINTPSLHSGAVRDGHRMRRLAVELEIPFITTLNGAEISVGAIAVKKKGEIGVKSMQDYHGLV, via the coding sequence GTGAGGAAGGATTACAAGAAGCTCATGGTCATCGGTTCCGGACCGATCGTCATCGGACAGGCCGCGGAGTTCGACTTCTCCGGATCCCAGGCCTGCAGGTCCCTGCGCGAGGAGGGATACAAGACCGTCCTGGTCAACTCCAACCCCGCCACCATCCAGACCGACCCCGACACCGCGGACAGGGTCTACATCGAGCCCATGACCGCGGAGTCCATCGCCAAGATCATCGAGAAAGAAGGTGTCGACGGAGTCCTCTCCGGAATGGGAGGACAGACCGGACTCAACATCTCCGCGGAGCTCGCGGAGAAGGGGATCCTCGACAGGTACGGCGCGAAACTCGTCGGTACCCAGCCCGACGCCATCGAGAAATCCGAGGACAGGGAGCTCTTCAAGGAGACCATGGAGACCATCGGGGAGCCCGTCCCGCTGTCCAGGCCGGCCAACTCCATCGAGGAGGCCCTGGACGCCGTCAACAACGTCATCGGACGCTACCCCGTCCTCATCAGGCCCGCGTTCACCCTCGGGGGTACCGGGGGAGGTATCGCCTACAACGAGGAGGAGCTCAGGGACATCTGCGCCCGCGGACTCGCATACAGCCGTATCCACCAGGTCCTCATCGAGGAATCCGTTCTCGGATGGAAGGAGATCGAGTACGAGGTCATGAGGGACGCCAACGACAACTGCGTCATCATCTGCAACATGGAGAACCTCGACGCCATGGGAATCCACACCGGGGAGTCCATCGTCTGCGCCCCCTGCCTGACCCTCAGCGACCGCGACCTCCAGACCTTCAGGACCGCGTCCATCAAGATCATACACGCCCTCCAGATCGAGGGAGGATGCAACGTTCAGTTCGCCTTCGACCCCGTGACCCACGACTACCGCGTCATCGAGGTCAACCCCCGTGTCTCCAGGTCATCCGCCCTCGCCTCCAAGGCGACCGGATACCCCATCGCGAGGGTCGCCACCAAGATCGCCGTCGGATACACCCTCGACGAGATCCCCAACCACATCACCGGGAAGACCTATGCGGCATTCGAGCCCGCCATCGACTACGTGGTCATCAAGATCCCCCGCTGGCCCTTCGACAAGTTCCGCACCGTCGACCGCCACCTGGGAACCCAGATGAAGTCCACCGGAGAGGTCATGTCCATCGGAAGGACCTTTGAGGAGGCCCTCCTGAAGGGACTCCGCTCCCTCGAGATCGGCGTCAAGGGACTCGACCCCGTCGACATGACCGACGACGAGCTCCACGCCGAGTTCAAGGATGCCACCGACCGCAGGATCTTCGCCATGGGCGAGGCCCTAAGGCGCGGATGGACCGTCGAACAGGTCGCGAAAGAGTGCGCCTGGGACATCTTCTTCGTGCAGAAGCTGAAGAACATCGTCGACATGGAGAACCGCATCAAGTCCGAGGATCTCACCGACGACCTCCTGAAGGAGGCCAAGTACATGGGATTCTCCGACGAGACCATCGCCACCCTCCTCAAGGGCAAGACCGAGTGGGACGTCCGCGCACAGAGGGAGAAGCTCGGCGTGTTCCCCTACTACAAGATGGTCGACACCTGCGCCGCGGAGTTCTCCGCGGAGACCCCCTACTTCTACTCCACCTACAAGGGCGTCAGCTCCGAGGTCAAGAACGACTCCAAGAAGAAGGTCGTCATCATCGGAGGAGGACCCATCAGGATCGGACAGGGAATCGAGTTCGACTACTGCTGCGTCCACGGCGTTATGGCTCTCCAGGAGGAGGGCATCGAGGCCGTCATGATCAACAACAACCCCGAGACCGTCTCCACCGACTACGACATCTCCGACAGGCTCTACTTCGAGCCCCTGGAGCTGGAGGACGTCCTGAACGTCATCAGGGCCGAGGATGCCGACGGCGTCATCTGCCAGTACGGAGGTCAGACCTCGGTCAACCTCGCCATCGACGTCGAGAAGGGACTGAAGGGGACCAAGACCAAGGTCCTGGGAACCACCCCCGACCAGATGGATGTCGCCGAGGACAGGAAGAGGTTCACCGACCTCATGAGGAAGCTCAACATCAAGCAGCCCCCGTCCGGAACCGCATACTCCTTCGAGGAGGCCGTCAAGATTGCCGAGGAGATCGAGTACCCCGTGCTGGTCAGGCCCTCCTACGTCCTCGGAGGACGCGGAATGGAGATCGTCTACTCCGCCGACGAGCTGAAGACCTACATGGAGACCGCAGTGAAGGTCTCCAGGAACCACCCGGTCCTCATCGACAAGTACCTCACCGAGGCCATCGAGATCGACGTCGACTCCGTCTCCGACGGTGAGGACGTCTACGTCGGAGGGATCCTCGAGCACGTCGAGTATGCGGGATGCCACTCCGGAGACGCGACCATGGTCATGCCTCCCTACACCCTGCCGAAGGACATCATCGACCAGATCGTCGAGATCAACAGGCAGGTCGCACTGAACCTGAAGATTCTCGGACTGATGAACCTCCAGCTCGCCTACAAGGACGGAGAGATATGGATGATCGAGGCCAACCCCCGCGCTTCCAGGACCGTGCCCTTCATCTCCAAGGCCACCGGGATCCCGCTGGCCAAGATCGGAGTCAAGGTCATGCTCGGCAAGAAGTTGAAGGACTTCGGACTCAGCGGATACCGCGCCATCGACCACTACGCGGTCAAGGCATCCGTCTTCCCGTTCCTCAAGCTGCCGGGAGTCGACTCCATCCTCACCCCCGAGATGAAGTCCACCGGAGAGGTCATGGGAATCGACCCCGACCTCCACACCGCCTGCCTCAAGGCGCTCACCGCGGCCGGATGCGTCCTCCCCACCGAGGGCGGAGTCTACATCACCGTCAACGACCACGACAAGCCCGCCGCGACCGAGGTCGCCAAACAGCTCGTCCAGATGGGATTCAAGATCTACGCCACCAAGGGAACCTCCACCTACCTGCGCGAGCACGGCGTGGAGAACACAGCGGTGTTCAAGAACAGCGAGAACATGAAGCCCAACGCGATCAGCCTGATGAGGGACGGTGCGATCAACCTGATCATCAACACCCCCTCGCTCCACTCCGGAGCCGTCAGGGACGGACACCGCATGAGGAGGCTCGCCGTCGAGCTCGAGATCCCCTTCATCACCACCCTCAACGGGGCCGAGATCTCCGTCGGGGCCATCGCGGTGAAGAAGAAGGGCGAGATCGGCGTCAAGTCCATGCAGGACTACCACGGGCTCGTCTGA
- a CDS encoding Carbamoylphosphate synthase small subunit, whose product MPAPSEANLVAEVSCKKIQKFDNGKQYTVGLLDCGEKLRILHDLSQHFNVIMYPYDTPADVITEDRIDGILVSNGPGDPMHKAIVAGPAKTVGILAEQVPLFGICFGNQVTAIGLGGKTYKMKFGHRGCNQPVMYNGKVYITSQNHGFSVDEDSLKGTGLIADQFNINDKTVEGMKYKDLPVFTSQYHPEANPGPMDTSFLFERFAKIVKEAKQ is encoded by the coding sequence ATGCCCGCGCCCTCCGAGGCAAACCTCGTGGCCGAGGTATCCTGCAAGAAGATCCAGAAGTTCGACAACGGGAAGCAGTACACCGTGGGCCTCCTTGACTGCGGAGAGAAGCTCCGCATCCTCCACGACCTCTCCCAGCACTTCAATGTCATCATGTACCCCTACGACACCCCCGCCGACGTCATCACCGAGGACAGGATCGACGGCATCCTGGTGTCCAACGGACCCGGCGACCCCATGCACAAGGCCATCGTAGCAGGCCCCGCGAAGACCGTCGGGATACTCGCCGAGCAGGTGCCCCTCTTCGGAATCTGCTTCGGGAACCAGGTCACCGCCATCGGACTCGGCGGGAAGACCTACAAGATGAAGTTCGGACACCGCGGATGCAACCAGCCCGTCATGTACAACGGCAAGGTCTACATCACCTCCCAGAACCACGGGTTCTCCGTGGACGAGGACTCCCTGAAGGGAACCGGGCTCATCGCCGACCAGTTCAACATCAACGACAAGACCGTCGAGGGGATGAAGTACAAGGACCTCCCGGTCTTCACTTCCCAGTACCACCCCGAGGCCAACCCCGGACCCATGGACACATCGTTCCTGTTCGAAAGGTTCGCCAAGATCGTGAAGGAGGCGAAACAGTGA
- a CDS encoding Carbamoylphosphate synthase small subunit, whose protein sequence is MSRSYLVLEDGTVYEGESFGYPAEASGEVVFATGMSGYQESFTDPSYKGQIIVMTFPLIGNYGTTADFFQSEGIHCRAVVVREYTKNPTDSYHGKTIDEFLKDYKIPGIAGIDTRDLVIKIREHGTLKGAVTEDKDGIPELI, encoded by the coding sequence ATGTCAAGGAGTTATCTTGTCCTCGAGGACGGCACCGTATACGAAGGGGAATCCTTCGGTTACCCTGCCGAGGCCTCCGGTGAGGTCGTTTTTGCTACGGGAATGAGCGGATATCAGGAGAGTTTCACCGACCCCTCCTACAAAGGTCAGATCATCGTCATGACCTTCCCGCTCATCGGGAACTACGGAACCACTGCCGATTTCTTCCAGTCCGAGGGAATCCACTGCCGCGCCGTCGTCGTGCGCGAGTACACCAAGAACCCCACGGACTCCTACCACGGGAAGACCATCGACGAGTTCCTCAAAGACTACAAGATCCCCGGTATCGCAGGCATCGACACCAGGGACCTCGTCATCAAGATCAGGGAGCACGGAACGCTCAAGGGAGCCGTCACCGAGGACAAGGACGGGATCCCCGAGCTCATCTAG
- a CDS encoding putative translation factor pelota — translation MGRSPGTGEIKVMPETDDDIWHLFNVIQVGDIVTASTTRRDEKADDKLRAERAEKIRMTLGVRIEKIEYDDDALRMRLLGVIETGPQDIGQHHTLMIEPGSPLTVGKYKWKKTQIDRLESASKDTVKPRIVFVSLDQDDATVAIMRQSGLKEVVTVRSMRSGKQYDEKGKPFDYHGEIISKLSAVATPDMPLVILGPGFEKETLAEDVKKLPKGTFGNVYVEHTGQSGMVGVNELIKSGLGSQILKESAVGTEMEAVEQLMERISKDGLATYGPQQVFDAANAGAVETLLVLDSVIRERDLDDIIRAVETQRGKVVVVSGDHDGGRQLAALGGMGALLRYKTS, via the coding sequence TTGGGACGCAGTCCGGGAACCGGCGAGATCAAGGTCATGCCGGAGACGGACGACGACATTTGGCATCTCTTCAACGTCATCCAGGTTGGGGACATCGTCACCGCGTCCACCACCCGCCGCGACGAGAAGGCCGACGACAAGCTCAGGGCGGAGAGGGCGGAGAAGATCCGCATGACCCTCGGAGTCAGGATCGAGAAGATCGAATACGACGACGATGCCCTCCGCATGCGTCTCCTCGGAGTTATCGAGACCGGTCCGCAGGACATCGGGCAGCATCACACCCTGATGATCGAACCGGGTTCCCCGCTGACCGTCGGGAAGTATAAATGGAAGAAGACCCAGATCGACAGATTGGAGTCAGCTTCCAAGGACACCGTGAAGCCCAGGATAGTGTTCGTCTCCCTCGATCAGGACGACGCCACCGTCGCCATAATGAGGCAGTCCGGGCTGAAGGAGGTCGTCACCGTCCGCTCCATGCGTTCCGGGAAACAGTACGACGAGAAGGGCAAGCCCTTCGACTACCACGGAGAGATCATCTCCAAGCTCTCCGCCGTCGCGACCCCCGACATGCCGCTGGTCATACTCGGACCCGGGTTCGAGAAGGAGACTCTCGCCGAGGACGTCAAGAAGCTTCCCAAAGGGACCTTCGGGAACGTGTACGTCGAGCACACCGGACAGTCCGGGATGGTCGGGGTGAACGAGCTCATCAAGAGCGGCCTCGGTTCGCAGATCCTCAAGGAGTCCGCGGTGGGCACCGAGATGGAGGCCGTGGAGCAGCTCATGGAGCGGATTTCGAAGGACGGTCTCGCAACCTACGGTCCGCAGCAGGTCTTCGATGCGGCAAACGCCGGCGCGGTGGAGACTCTGCTTGTCCTCGATTCCGTCATCCGCGAGAGGGATCTCGACGACATTATCCGTGCGGTCGAGACTCAGAGGGGAAAGGTCGTGGTCGTATCCGGCGATCATGATGGCGGGAGGCAGCTTGCGGCTCTCGGGGGGATGGGCGCACTGTTGCGTTACAAGACTTCATGA
- a CDS encoding homocitrate synthase NifV — protein MKSYNEVKKLLSRDDVVVCDTTLRDGEQTAGVVFSNIEKYRIAKYLSDAGVQQIEAGIPTMGADEKTAVKHIAHMGLDASILGWNRADIHDIETSIDCDVDSVAISMSSSDIHIQNKLRKDRQWVLDKITESIEFAKAHGLYVSCNGEDASRADMDFLLEFVKTAKAAGADRFRYCDTIGREYPSNCYKRVKRIIDETGMEVEMHMHNDFGMATANALAGVEAGARFLSCTITGLGERAGNEPLEEVVMGCDELLGKKTGINPLMFKGMAQFVARASGRRIPVSKPFLGTNCFAHEAGIHADGIIKDAHNYEPYDPAIVGLERQIVIGKHSGTHTLINDLEKRGISLSKEEAADLLVMVRKAAVGIHRSLSSDELYSLYVDLKAGNNIFDD, from the coding sequence ATGAAATCCTACAATGAAGTCAAGAAGCTCCTTTCCAGGGACGACGTGGTCGTTTGCGATACCACCCTGAGGGACGGGGAGCAGACCGCGGGGGTCGTCTTCTCCAACATCGAGAAGTACAGGATCGCGAAGTATCTCAGCGACGCCGGCGTCCAGCAGATCGAGGCCGGAATTCCTACCATGGGTGCCGACGAGAAGACCGCCGTCAAGCACATCGCCCACATGGGCCTCGACGCATCCATCCTCGGATGGAACCGCGCCGACATCCACGATATCGAGACCAGCATCGACTGCGATGTAGATTCCGTCGCCATTTCCATGTCATCCTCGGACATCCACATCCAGAACAAGCTCCGCAAGGACAGGCAGTGGGTCCTCGACAAGATCACCGAGTCCATCGAGTTCGCGAAAGCCCACGGACTCTACGTCTCCTGCAACGGGGAGGACGCCTCCCGTGCGGACATGGACTTCCTCCTGGAGTTCGTCAAGACCGCCAAGGCCGCGGGGGCGGACAGGTTCCGTTACTGCGACACCATCGGTCGCGAGTACCCCTCCAACTGTTATAAGAGGGTCAAGAGGATCATCGACGAGACCGGCATGGAGGTCGAGATGCACATGCACAACGACTTCGGCATGGCTACCGCCAACGCCCTCGCCGGTGTAGAGGCCGGGGCAAGGTTCCTGAGCTGTACCATCACCGGACTCGGAGAGAGGGCCGGGAACGAGCCTCTGGAAGAGGTCGTCATGGGATGCGATGAGCTCCTGGGAAAGAAGACCGGAATCAATCCCCTGATGTTCAAGGGCATGGCCCAGTTCGTCGCCAGGGCATCCGGGCGCCGCATCCCCGTGTCCAAGCCGTTCCTCGGAACCAACTGCTTCGCCCACGAGGCCGGAATCCACGCCGACGGAATCATCAAGGACGCACACAACTACGAGCCCTACGATCCCGCCATCGTCGGACTCGAGAGGCAGATCGTCATCGGGAAGCACTCCGGTACCCACACCCTGATCAACGACCTCGAGAAGAGGGGCATCTCCCTGTCCAAGGAGGAGGCCGCAGACCTTCTCGTCATGGTCAGGAAGGCCGCCGTCGGAATCCACAGGAGTCTCAGCTCGGACGAGCTCTATTCCCTGTATGTGGACCTCAAGGCCGGCAACAACATCTTCGACGATTGA